In Lacibacter sp. H375, one DNA window encodes the following:
- a CDS encoding RICIN domain-containing protein → MKQICYLLLFVCLTVAANAQKTPTEADRMLQTLKQSGMVKQEGNHLTFKVKKASDTPQIKMMYGAFFSSDKWTIGFDVDGKYFDSKKPVKPNPSELFTKTPKKDEPVYVAQQPTATFNGRLATADEIFIQNGAFLIRSARDYRYLTIRDEFPASHSPVFLNSYLDKPNQQWWKFIPAGDGYYKIQSESGLFLTHNLVPVMEPADGTDKQLWKLFDTPDGFYNIQNKTNVYLHLHERRNKENAVVAFNRTNNTVEQKWHLLKWTNDGRRVTRFVPETHAFRFTNGFRGEDIIRWGGLCGGMVYTAMDYFRHNIPIPLQTYMPANRTPLQSYIYQRQNHAIWDVNSSWTDLEVSYNTRGGELFRWGIENTGSGRLKEFRDAIDAGNFKPLGLFAGGVRGKDNVDGGRHVVLGIGYALGRYGSDINGHAEDVKFFVYNPNSGNVLRTLVPDRLGQCFFEVETGYAWRTYFVNNRYDGGHAPPRDIPNFPEGEAEGSVRHLYATFETGGDDLRGGNDNVSITIAYTDGSSQVFSNVNNGARWADHTSQTVHLELNRAVRKQDIRNFMITVSFGSDLSSDDWNLDRFTVSSGHGGVWYAWADPPSGSQYVYRFQGDQRTIRHVVWTR, encoded by the coding sequence ATGAAGCAGATCTGTTATTTGCTGTTATTTGTTTGCCTGACTGTTGCAGCAAATGCGCAAAAAACACCTACTGAAGCAGACCGTATGCTGCAGACGTTGAAGCAAAGTGGAATGGTAAAGCAAGAGGGCAATCATCTCACGTTTAAAGTGAAGAAAGCAAGTGATACACCACAGATCAAAATGATGTATGGTGCTTTTTTCAGCAGTGATAAATGGACGATTGGTTTTGATGTGGATGGAAAATATTTTGACAGCAAGAAACCGGTGAAACCCAATCCATCAGAGCTGTTTACAAAAACACCTAAAAAAGATGAACCTGTTTACGTAGCCCAGCAACCAACAGCTACATTCAACGGAAGGCTCGCAACTGCCGATGAAATATTCATCCAGAATGGTGCATTTCTTATTCGTTCGGCACGGGATTATCGTTATCTCACCATTCGTGATGAATTTCCTGCAAGCCATTCACCTGTTTTTTTGAACTCTTATCTTGATAAACCCAATCAGCAATGGTGGAAATTTATTCCTGCTGGTGATGGTTATTATAAAATACAATCAGAAAGCGGGTTGTTTCTTACCCACAATCTTGTGCCGGTGATGGAGCCTGCTGATGGAACTGATAAGCAACTGTGGAAGTTGTTTGATACACCGGATGGTTTTTATAATATTCAAAATAAAACCAACGTCTATCTCCATCTTCATGAAAGACGTAATAAAGAAAATGCTGTTGTTGCTTTCAACAGGACAAATAATACTGTCGAACAAAAATGGCATTTACTTAAATGGACGAATGATGGAAGACGTGTTACAAGATTTGTTCCCGAAACACACGCATTTCGTTTCACCAATGGATTCAGGGGAGAAGATATTATACGCTGGGGTGGATTATGTGGAGGAATGGTTTATACGGCGATGGATTATTTCAGACACAATATCCCCATTCCATTGCAAACTTATATGCCTGCTAACAGAACTCCGTTGCAATCTTATATTTATCAACGGCAGAATCATGCTATCTGGGATGTAAACAGCAGCTGGACAGATCTTGAGGTTTCATACAACACAAGAGGTGGTGAATTATTTCGCTGGGGAATTGAAAATACAGGAAGCGGAAGACTGAAAGAATTCAGAGATGCAATTGATGCAGGAAATTTTAAACCATTAGGATTATTTGCAGGTGGTGTTCGTGGAAAAGATAATGTTGATGGAGGAAGACATGTGGTGCTTGGAATTGGATATGCACTTGGTCGTTATGGATCCGATATTAATGGTCATGCAGAAGATGTAAAGTTTTTTGTTTACAATCCCAATAGTGGCAATGTTCTTCGCACGTTGGTACCCGACAGATTGGGGCAATGTTTTTTTGAAGTGGAAACAGGTTATGCATGGCGTACTTATTTTGTAAATAACAGGTACGATGGAGGTCATGCACCACCAAGAGATATTCCCAATTTTCCTGAAGGAGAAGCAGAAGGATCTGTGAGACATTTGTATGCAACATTTGAAACAGGTGGTGATGATTTGCGTGGCGGTAATGATAATGTAAGTATCACCATTGCGTATACCGATGGAAGTTCGCAGGTGTTTAGCAATGTAAACAATGGTGCACGTTGGGCCGATCATACTTCTCAAACTGTTCATTTGGAATTGAACAGAGCTGTAAGAAAGCAAGACATCAGAAATTTTATGATCACAGTAAGTTTTGGAAGCGATCTTTCAAGTGATGATTGGAATTTAGACAGGTTTACTGTTTCAAGTGGGCATGGCGGTGTTTGGTATGCATGGGCTGATCCTCCTTCAGGTTCACAATACGTTTATCGTTTTCAAGGAGATCAAAGAACGATCAGACATGTGGTATGGACACGTTAA
- a CDS encoding OmpA family protein, whose translation MKNGSTAVPILSFLFLLLFASTSATSQTLGDRVKRKVNDRVNRKVDEAIDKGLDKTEEGIKKGTTKKDEKTTDKKSSSAKGDTTSPAGSKSFSDFIPGGRVLFEDRFEKDAEGDFPAKWNTNGSGRISTIDGKDGKWLEIAHGSVVHPVLNKPLPENCTIEFDLFLMKQGERNTPFIQFGFTPVKNILKEDLFYRDKFYTTIWHYSDANEKLIEYGFKDPTGTKNDFPILSYTNKILHVSIAVNKARVRVYLDKTKIIDLPTALTTDLRNTFYLCNGTVIPASEIGMFVSNLRIASGDVDARSLLVKDLLEKGKASTNEILFDVNKDIIKKESFVIINQIGEALKSNPTLKIKIVGHTDGDGKPADNLSLSKRRAEAVSSYLINNFGIDEDRISTEGKGASVPVAANTTAEGKAKNRRVEFIKQ comes from the coding sequence ATGAAAAACGGATCAACTGCAGTACCTATTTTATCATTCTTGTTTCTGCTCTTATTTGCTTCAACTTCTGCAACAAGCCAAACACTTGGCGACCGTGTTAAACGAAAAGTAAATGACCGTGTAAACAGGAAAGTGGATGAAGCTATTGACAAGGGTCTTGATAAAACCGAAGAAGGAATTAAAAAAGGCACCACAAAAAAGGATGAGAAAACCACCGATAAAAAAAGTTCATCAGCAAAAGGTGATACAACAAGTCCTGCAGGAAGCAAATCATTCTCCGATTTTATTCCTGGTGGCAGAGTATTATTTGAAGATCGTTTTGAAAAAGATGCTGAAGGTGATTTTCCTGCAAAATGGAATACAAACGGCAGTGGCCGTATATCAACAATTGATGGGAAAGATGGTAAGTGGTTAGAAATAGCACATGGTTCAGTAGTGCATCCTGTTTTGAACAAACCACTACCTGAGAACTGTACCATTGAGTTTGATCTTTTTTTAATGAAACAGGGCGAACGTAACACACCATTCATTCAATTTGGGTTTACACCGGTAAAGAATATTCTGAAAGAAGATCTGTTTTACCGTGATAAATTTTACACCACCATCTGGCATTACAGTGATGCGAATGAGAAGCTGATCGAGTACGGCTTTAAAGATCCTACCGGAACAAAGAATGATTTTCCCATTCTGTCATACACAAATAAAATTCTGCATGTAAGCATTGCCGTAAACAAAGCAAGAGTGCGTGTGTATCTCGATAAAACAAAGATCATTGATCTGCCAACTGCACTAACAACTGATCTGCGGAATACATTTTATCTCTGTAATGGAACCGTAATACCTGCTTCTGAAATTGGAATGTTTGTGAGCAACCTTCGTATTGCATCAGGCGATGTTGATGCAAGAAGTTTATTGGTAAAAGATCTGTTGGAAAAAGGAAAAGCATCAACCAATGAAATTCTGTTTGATGTTAATAAAGACATCATCAAAAAAGAATCATTTGTTATTATCAACCAGATAGGTGAAGCATTGAAAAGTAATCCAACGTTGAAAATAAAGATCGTTGGTCATACAGATGGTGATGGTAAACCTGCTGATAATCTTTCTTTATCTAAACGCAGGGCAGAGGCTGTAAGCAGTTATCTCATCAATAATTTTGGTATTGATGAAGATCGTATTTCAACAGAAGGTAAAGGAGCATCTGTACCTGTTGCGGCAAATACAACAGCTGAAGGAAAAGCAAAGAACAGGCGTGTTGAATTTATTAAACAGTAA
- a CDS encoding response regulator transcription factor encodes MANSLLIFEDNARLRQSLEILLNDEVNFTVVGSFADCMQAVEHVADSGADLVVMDIDMPGMSGIEGVRQIKQKFPHVKVVMHTVFDDDNRIFDSICAGADGYLLKNTSPVQLIQSLLEVMQGGAPMSPFVAQKVFQHFRKQNLPTGDPFNLSDREKEILEMLVQGNSYKMIAAKSNIVVDTVKKHLRNIYSKLHVSCGTEAVAKALQHKIVKID; translated from the coding sequence ATGGCAAATAGTTTGTTGATATTTGAGGATAATGCCCGCCTGCGACAGTCGCTCGAAATTTTATTAAATGACGAGGTAAACTTTACGGTGGTTGGCTCGTTTGCAGATTGTATGCAGGCAGTTGAGCATGTGGCGGATAGTGGTGCCGACCTGGTGGTGATGGATATTGATATGCCGGGCATGAGCGGTATTGAAGGAGTGCGACAGATCAAACAAAAATTCCCTCATGTGAAAGTTGTGATGCATACGGTGTTTGATGATGACAACCGCATTTTTGATTCCATTTGTGCCGGAGCTGATGGCTATTTATTAAAGAATACTTCTCCTGTTCAACTCATACAATCGCTGTTGGAAGTAATGCAGGGTGGTGCGCCCATGAGTCCGTTTGTTGCGCAAAAAGTTTTTCAGCATTTCCGCAAACAAAATCTTCCAACAGGCGACCCATTCAATTTAAGCGATCGTGAAAAAGAAATACTTGAAATGCTGGTGCAGGGAAATTCATATAAAATGATCGCTGCAAAAAGCAATATCGTTGTCGATACTGTAAAGAAACATCTCCGTAACATCTACAGTAAACTTCATGTAAGCTGCGGCACCGAAGCTGTAGCAAAAGCACTGCAACATAAGATCGTAAAAATCGACTAG
- a CDS encoding tetratricopeptide repeat-containing sensor histidine kinase, which translates to MHRRNLHLYLLFSFLCLHVGGLYAQKNKANDTLSIYAVIAQADELASVGRIDSALKINATAVAQSRKLKFERGEAYAVLKNAELLFKKSENREVLHYDSLSLKIALQLNDGPLLAAVYHQMGLHASYFSKHEEAVVLYEKSLKSGYENEQSSNTASVYNSMGQAYMEMGDFEKQMLWQTKALTLYERLDDDDGIALTLNNIAGLYYELGKKQDAIRTSKRAVMIREKIGNYEELATSYNNLSQIYLFADSFQQAQHYGELGLKYAGLSGSKNKLAHAYTSMVLLMNRQRKNNEALEYEKKAIAILEQTGDNIMLSRRYISAAILSSSKEVNDSAGAVSFYNKAINLAQRVNSRANIRDGYYFRSAFFNNHKDYAKALDDYKKHILYRDSLVSIETNSKIADIETKYETEKKDLEIERLKTEQRIRQLEIEKQKAEIIGNLSLAKQKENEISLLMQQQELQDLRLKEKDKELEKQLLVAKNNQQQLKLAQQEKQLQVKQIHAQKQLRNGLIAGALLLLILAVVLFNRFQIKKKLEEQVHLQDMRNSISRNLHDDIGASLSNINILTELARRNAADPDKAKEYLSKAADDIQHVSESLSDIVWNINPRYDELNNLFVRMKRYAADMMDGKNISYEMNFPDDSSEVKLEMDQRRDLYLIFKEAVNNLVKYSKASNAKVEVEIKPNNMSVLVKDDGTGFDMNEVKEGNGLRNMQQRAALLKASLSIESHPGKGTSVTLNMPIG; encoded by the coding sequence ATGCACCGTCGCAATCTGCACCTTTACCTGCTGTTTTCTTTTTTATGCTTGCATGTCGGGGGACTTTATGCCCAAAAGAATAAAGCAAACGATACACTTTCTATTTACGCAGTAATTGCACAGGCCGATGAGCTTGCATCCGTTGGCCGTATTGATTCTGCTTTGAAAATAAATGCAACTGCAGTAGCGCAAAGCCGGAAATTAAAATTTGAAAGAGGAGAAGCGTATGCAGTCTTAAAAAATGCAGAACTGCTTTTTAAAAAATCAGAGAACCGTGAAGTGCTTCATTATGATTCCTTGTCGTTAAAGATTGCACTGCAATTAAACGATGGCCCACTGCTGGCTGCCGTTTATCACCAAATGGGTTTGCATGCAAGTTATTTTTCAAAACATGAAGAGGCCGTTGTGCTGTATGAAAAATCATTGAAATCGGGCTATGAAAATGAACAATCATCCAATACAGCTTCGGTGTACAACAGCATGGGGCAGGCGTATATGGAAATGGGTGATTTTGAAAAGCAAATGCTTTGGCAAACAAAGGCCCTTACATTGTATGAGAGACTGGATGATGATGATGGCATTGCATTAACACTGAATAATATTGCAGGTTTATATTATGAACTGGGGAAAAAACAGGATGCAATACGAACTTCTAAAAGGGCGGTAATGATTCGTGAAAAAATCGGTAATTACGAAGAGCTGGCAACAAGCTATAATAATCTTTCACAGATATATCTCTTTGCTGATTCTTTTCAGCAGGCACAACATTATGGTGAGTTGGGTTTAAAGTATGCAGGGTTAAGCGGTTCGAAAAACAAATTGGCACATGCTTACACCAGCATGGTATTATTAATGAACAGGCAGCGAAAAAATAATGAAGCATTGGAGTATGAAAAAAAAGCCATTGCAATTCTTGAACAGACTGGTGATAATATTATGTTGTCACGAAGATATATTTCCGCCGCCATTCTTTCCAGTTCAAAAGAGGTTAACGACAGTGCCGGTGCTGTGTCATTTTATAATAAAGCAATTAACCTTGCACAACGTGTAAACTCACGTGCTAACATACGTGATGGCTATTATTTCCGCTCAGCCTTTTTCAACAATCATAAAGATTATGCAAAAGCACTGGACGATTATAAAAAACATATTCTTTACCGTGATAGTCTTGTATCGATAGAAACAAACAGTAAAATAGCTGACATTGAAACAAAGTATGAAACAGAAAAAAAGGATCTGGAAATTGAACGGTTGAAAACCGAGCAACGTATTCGTCAGTTAGAAATTGAGAAACAAAAGGCCGAGATCATCGGCAATCTATCTCTGGCAAAACAAAAGGAGAATGAGATCAGTTTGCTCATGCAACAACAGGAACTGCAGGACCTTCGGTTGAAAGAAAAAGATAAAGAGTTAGAAAAGCAATTGCTGGTAGCAAAAAACAATCAACAACAATTGAAACTTGCACAACAGGAAAAGCAACTGCAGGTAAAACAGATACACGCACAAAAACAATTACGTAATGGTTTAATTGCTGGAGCATTATTATTACTAATCCTTGCGGTTGTATTGTTTAATCGGTTTCAGATAAAGAAAAAACTTGAAGAGCAGGTGCATTTGCAGGATATGCGTAATTCTATTTCAAGAAACCTGCATGATGATATTGGTGCGTCGCTCAGTAATATCAACATCTTAACTGAACTGGCAAGAAGAAATGCTGCTGATCCGGATAAAGCAAAAGAATATTTAAGCAAAGCAGCAGATGACATACAACACGTAAGCGAAAGCCTTAGCGATATTGTCTGGAACATTAATCCACGGTATGATGAACTGAATAATCTTTTTGTGCGGATGAAACGTTATGCGGCTGATATGATGGATGGGAAGAACATCAGCTATGAAATGAATTTTCCTGATGATTCATCAGAAGTGAAACTGGAAATGGATCAACGTCGTGATCTGTACTTGATCTTTAAAGAAGCGGTGAACAACCTCGTTAAATATTCAAAAGCATCCAATGCGAAAGTGGAAGTAGAGATCAAACCTAATAATATGAGTGTATTGGTGAAAGACGATGGCACCGGTTTTGATATGAATGAAGTAAAAGAAGGAAACGGGTTAAGGAATATGCAGCAAAGAGCCGCATTGTTAAAAGCTTCGCTTTCAATAGAATCTCATCCCGGCAAAGGGACGTCAGTTACTTTGAATATGCCAATTGGGTAG
- a CDS encoding thiol-disulfide oxidoreductase DCC family protein, with protein MQEAINRLVLFDGVCNFCNFWIKFALKRDKQEKLTFGSLQGETAQQLLPKFGIDPTIITSVIFIEDGIAYRESTAALKVCRHLDGGWKLLYALIIIPAFIRDGIYKWIGKNRYKWFGKQESCMLPTPEQRKRFVD; from the coding sequence ATGCAAGAGGCAATCAACAGGCTGGTTTTATTTGATGGTGTTTGTAACTTCTGTAATTTCTGGATAAAGTTTGCCTTGAAAAGAGACAAGCAAGAGAAATTGACCTTTGGTTCGCTGCAAGGAGAAACTGCTCAGCAACTGTTGCCAAAATTCGGTATTGATCCCACAATTATTACGTCTGTCATTTTTATTGAAGATGGCATTGCTTACCGTGAATCGACTGCCGCATTGAAAGTGTGCAGACATTTAGATGGCGGCTGGAAATTATTATATGCGCTCATCATCATTCCCGCATTCATCAGGGATGGTATTTATAAATGGATCGGCAAGAACCGTTATAAATGGTTTGGCAAACAGGAAAGCTGCATGCTGCCGACGCCTGAACAGCGTAAAAGGTTTGTTGATTAA
- a CDS encoding HYR domain-containing protein has protein sequence MRNILIISCLLSGMLAFAQPGSLDKNFAVFGISTQPAASYFSKVAVQPGDGKIVVLDGYQKGILRFTTNGIPDNGFGVNGRLDVSYFPNDVAITATGKIVVAGNNGSIYQYNSDGSPDQDFGVAGVTVIDVLPISVSLNAITIDAQNRLVVTGSASFSGYSTTTFVVARFNSDGTSDGSFNGGSNVFIEPFDNDYIRQGIEIGVRNDGKIFVIVNSQIPGTPSSLGFLISYNDNGSINTGFSDDGRIDFQMNTGHKAFAFDANGKIVILPNGNPYRINTDGTIDNTFITVLAFPPVEGETLSIQPDGRIIVAGSSWDAPDRFALCRYNTDGSYDNSFGNGGSVITDLNFFSTIYSIAIHNKKIYAVGRLLIVPPNSQFGLPYGVLAAYDGSAVRLSCPGNQQQNTNLNQCYATVNNIDPILTPSDVPTTVNYKIEFNGNIIEQGTGSVSDKNFSKGVTTVTYSLAEGSGQPCSFTITVADKQAPSIVCPSNVSVNTSSGQCSAVLTSTAIGSATATDNCAGTITIGHSPFPPENVFPIGVTSIVWTATDSDGNSSTCTQTITVVDNQPPVITGETASTYVLSPPNHTMRDVMINYTATDNCAVTTTVTVTSSEPINGVGDGDTDPDYIVLDNVAGAAGQYVSNLKLRAERSAAGSGRTYTVTITATDPSGNIASKIIEVKVPHDIKKPHSGQPFIVGSTVNFEGEFWDKPGNKHTAKWLIDDAISAKAMVLEPSGNKNGKITGSYKFTAPGVYKLQMNITDQTGLTTSTNTAGDLEAIVVIYDPNGGHTYGGGYFNSPAGALQTDPSATGKASYGFTMNYFKNSTYPKGETQFEFKVGSFEFNALNFEYLAINNSMAQFKGTGKIIGGQSGVAFTMTVVDGQLDGTGVDKIRMKIYNKNNGKIIYDNQPGASDAALPTQAVGANSVIVIGAGIKQSATPGNEVPIVRIESNQLTDRFEVGAFPNPHQGTFSLRVQSPMAGKMTIEYFTTTGAKIYMLEQQVKAYEQITVPNTGLKFNGTIFYKVSINGAIKTGKIIGIK, from the coding sequence ATGAGAAATATCTTAATCATTAGTTGTTTGCTTTCAGGTATGCTTGCATTTGCTCAGCCCGGAAGCCTTGATAAAAATTTTGCAGTTTTTGGTATTTCAACCCAACCAGCGGCATCCTATTTTTCAAAAGTAGCTGTGCAACCTGGAGATGGAAAAATTGTTGTTTTGGACGGATACCAAAAAGGGATTCTTCGATTTACAACCAATGGAATACCGGACAATGGTTTTGGTGTAAATGGAAGGCTTGATGTTTCATATTTTCCCAATGATGTTGCTATAACGGCTACAGGAAAAATTGTGGTTGCCGGTAATAATGGTTCGATCTATCAATATAATTCAGATGGAAGTCCTGATCAGGATTTTGGAGTTGCAGGTGTTACTGTAATTGATGTTTTGCCTATCAGTGTTTCTTTAAATGCAATAACCATAGATGCACAAAACAGGCTGGTTGTTACAGGATCAGCATCTTTCTCAGGTTATTCAACAACCACATTCGTAGTTGCCCGTTTCAATAGCGATGGCACGTCCGACGGCTCGTTCAATGGCGGTAGTAATGTGTTTATAGAACCGTTTGATAATGACTATATCAGGCAAGGAATAGAAATTGGAGTAAGGAATGATGGGAAAATATTTGTAATAGTAAACTCCCAGATACCTGGTACGCCTTCAAGTTTAGGTTTTCTTATCAGTTATAATGATAATGGAAGTATCAATACAGGTTTTTCAGATGACGGTAGAATTGATTTTCAAATGAATACTGGTCACAAGGCATTTGCATTTGATGCAAATGGAAAGATTGTCATTCTGCCCAATGGTAATCCTTACAGAATTAATACTGACGGAACCATTGACAATACTTTTATAACAGTATTAGCTTTCCCGCCGGTTGAGGGTGAAACCTTGTCCATTCAGCCAGATGGGAGAATTATAGTTGCTGGTTCTTCCTGGGATGCTCCAGATCGGTTTGCTCTTTGCAGATATAATACGGATGGCTCGTATGATAATAGTTTTGGAAATGGAGGATCGGTTATTACTGATTTGAATTTCTTTTCTACAATTTATAGCATAGCCATACACAACAAAAAAATTTATGCAGTCGGCAGACTTTTGATTGTACCACCAAATTCTCAATTTGGTCTCCCTTATGGAGTATTGGCAGCATATGATGGAAGCGCTGTTCGATTAAGTTGTCCGGGCAATCAACAACAAAATACAAATCTGAATCAATGCTATGCAACGGTAAATAATATTGACCCGATATTAACTCCATCAGATGTTCCAACAACAGTTAATTATAAAATAGAATTCAATGGGAACATAATAGAGCAAGGCACTGGGAGTGTGAGCGATAAAAATTTCAGCAAAGGAGTTACAACTGTTACGTATTCATTGGCCGAAGGAAGCGGGCAACCTTGCAGCTTTACAATTACGGTTGCTGACAAGCAAGCCCCTTCAATCGTATGTCCATCTAATGTTTCCGTTAATACATCATCCGGTCAATGTTCAGCAGTACTCACAAGTACAGCGATTGGCAGCGCTACGGCAACCGATAATTGTGCCGGAACAATAACTATTGGGCATAGTCCATTCCCTCCGGAAAATGTATTTCCCATTGGCGTTACCAGTATTGTATGGACTGCAACGGATTCAGATGGTAATTCGAGTACCTGCACACAAACGATAACAGTTGTAGATAATCAACCACCTGTTATCACTGGTGAAACTGCAAGTACTTATGTTCTGTCTCCGCCAAATCATACAATGCGTGATGTAATGATCAATTATACAGCTACAGATAATTGTGCTGTTACAACCACGGTAACTGTTACAAGTAGTGAACCAATCAATGGTGTGGGCGATGGTGATACTGATCCCGATTATATTGTGTTGGATAATGTTGCGGGCGCAGCCGGTCAATATGTTTCCAACTTAAAATTAAGAGCTGAAAGATCAGCTGCCGGAAGCGGACGAACATATACAGTAACAATTACGGCAACTGATCCATCAGGAAATATTGCATCAAAGATCATTGAAGTAAAAGTGCCGCACGACATCAAGAAACCTCACAGCGGTCAACCATTCATTGTTGGTTCTACAGTAAACTTTGAAGGAGAATTCTGGGATAAGCCAGGAAATAAACATACGGCGAAATGGCTGATCGATGATGCAATTAGTGCAAAGGCAATGGTATTAGAACCTTCGGGTAATAAGAATGGAAAAATTACCGGTAGTTATAAATTCACAGCGCCTGGCGTGTACAAACTGCAAATGAATATTACAGATCAAACAGGATTAACTACATCTACAAACACAGCTGGTGATCTTGAAGCCATCGTTGTGATTTATGATCCAAATGGTGGTCATACTTATGGCGGCGGTTATTTCAATTCACCGGCAGGTGCTTTGCAAACAGATCCATCTGCAACAGGAAAGGCTAGTTATGGATTTACCATGAACTATTTCAAAAATTCAACTTATCCAAAAGGTGAAACACAGTTTGAATTTAAAGTAGGCTCATTTGAATTCAATGCGTTGAATTTTGAATACCTCGCTATCAACAATTCAATGGCGCAGTTCAAAGGCACCGGTAAAATAATTGGTGGCCAAAGTGGTGTTGCATTTACAATGACTGTTGTTGATGGACAACTGGATGGAACAGGCGTTGATAAGATAAGAATGAAGATCTATAACAAGAACAATGGCAAGATCATTTATGATAATCAGCCAGGTGCCAGCGATGCAGCGTTGCCAACACAGGCTGTAGGTGCCAATAGTGTAATTGTGATTGGAGCTGGTATAAAACAGTCTGCAACTCCAGGCAATGAAGTGCCTATTGTTCGAATTGAAAGTAATCAGTTAACTGATCGATTTGAAGTGGGAGCGTTTCCCAACCCTCACCAGGGAACATTCAGCTTAAGAGTTCAATCGCCAATGGCAGGAAAAATGACCATTGAATATTTTACCACGACCGGGGCAAAAATTTATATGCTTGAGCAGCAGGTAAAAGCTTATGAACAAATCACTGTGCCCAACACTGGATTAAAATTCAATGGAACAATATTTTACAAGGTGAGCATTAATGGTGCAATAAAAACAGGTAAGATCATTGGAATAAAATAA